The Thermasporomyces composti region TCGGTGGCGGCGCTGACGAGGACGGTGACCGCGCGCGCCTCCCACACGGTCACGCTGTCCTCGCCGTCGTGGAGGGCGCCGTCCTCGGCGACCACCAGGACTTGTGTCTCGTACCGCAAGCCGCTGGTGGGCGACGCTCCGCGCGCGGTGATGCGTCCATCGTGAACGTCGACGCTGACGCCCTTCTGCGACGGGCGGAACTCAACCGTCAAGGAAAGCTTGCTTGGCTGGCTGGCCTGGAACCGGCTGACGATCACCCGGGCCGGGTGACTCGCCAGATGCTCACGGCGGTAGCGCACCCCATCGAGCACGTACTCGACCCGCGCGATCGCTGAGCCGAGGTCGAGGTCGCGGCGATAGTCATCGACCACGATCCCGGCGTCGTGGACGTGCACGAAGAGGTCGCCAAGGGTCGCACTCGGCTGGCCCCACCGCATGGTCTTCTCGCTGAGCCGGAGGCGTTCGGAGACCACGCCGCCGAAGACCATGGCACCCAGTTGCCCGTTGCCAATGGGCAGGGCTTCGTCCCCGTCATCACCGGCCGGCTCGGAGTACCACAGAGTGGGGCCCTGCGGGTTGGAGAAGGCGGGGTGACCGCCCGAGACCGGACGTGACACGAAGCGAGCCTCCTGACGTGAGGTCTGGGACGGGCTCGGGACTTTGATCGTACATCTGACGACTGATCTCGCGAGGGCCATCCTCGGTCACGTCAGCCACGACCGCTGCGCGCTACCAGCGCACACGTGTCACGGGTTGGCAGCTCCGCAGGGGCGCGGTCGTCCTCACGCCCGCGAGGCGAGGCAGTGGCGTGGCGGGTGACACCGCCACGCCACCTTCATCCAGCGTGGGGTCACGTCAAGCGCAGCCAAACGGCGGTGTTGCCGGGTAGCTGGTCGCGCGCGTCGCCCTCCAGCGGCCCGCTCGCCAAGGCGACCTCGGTGTGTGGCGGAAGCGGAACGGGGCGGTCGGTGAAGTTGACCACGCACCGGAAGCCGTCACCGCGGTCGAAGGCGAGCACACCGTCGGGCACTTCGTCGTACCAGGTGAGCGGCTGCTCGGCCAGGCCCGGCCACGACCGGCGCAAGCTGATCGCCGACCGGTAGAGCTCGAGCATCGAGGTGTCGTCGCCGGTCTGGGCCTCGACGCTGAGCGTCTTCCACTCCGCCGGCTGCGGCAGCCACGGTGGCGCGGCACCGAATCCGAGGGCGGGTGACTCACCCGTCCACGGAAGTGGAACTCGACAGCCGTCCCGACCACGCCTCGTGCCGCCGGAACGCCTCCAGATCGGGTCCTGCAAGGCCTCGACCGGCAGGTCTTCCACCTCGGGCAGTCCGAGCTCCTCGCCTTGGTAGATGTAGGCGGACCCGGGGAGCCCGAGCATGAGGAGCGCGGCCGCCCTCGCCCGCCGCACGCCCAAAGCGACGTCACACGGCGTGGTCCCCGCGGGCTCGTGCTCCCGACCGGCTGGGCGTCCGTAGCGGGTGACGTGCCGGATGACGTCGTGGTTGGACAGCACCCAGGTCGTGGGTGCGCCGACGTCCGCCAGCATCCGCAGGTTGTGGTCGATGGTGGCCCGGAACTTCTCGGCGTCCCACGGGCACCGGAGCAGGTCGAAGTTGAACGCCGTGTGCAGCTCGTCGGGGCGCAGGTAGTGGGCGAGCCGGTTGGCTTCGGTGCGGACCCACGCCTCGGCGACGAAGATGCGCGGGCCCTGCGGAGTGTCGGCGTAGGAGTCGGCGACCTTGCGCCACGCGCGGTAGATCTCGTGGACGCCGTCGCGGTCCCAGTGTGGGTGGTCGGCGATCTCGGACTCGGCGAGCAGCTCTTCCTTGTCCCAGCCGATGTCGGGGAGGGCCGGGTGCTTGACCAGACCGTGTGCCACGTCGATCCGGAAGCCGTCCACACCGCGGTCGAACCAGAACCGCAGGATGTCCTCGAACTCGGCGCGGACCTCGGGGTTCTCCCAGTTCAGGTCAGGCTGCTCGGGCGCGAACAGGTGCAGGTACCACTCCTCGGGCACGCCCTCCTCGTCGCGAACCCGCGTCCAGGCCGGTCCACCGAAGACCGACCGCCAGTCGTTGGGTGGGAAGGCGCCGTCTGGGCCGCGTCCGGGCCGGAACCAGTACCGGGCCCGGGCCGGCGAGCCGGGCTCGGACGCCAAGGCTTCCCGGAACCAGGGGTGCTGGTCGGAGGTGTGGTTGGGAACGATGTCGAGGATGACGCGCAGACCGTGCTCGTGCGCCTCCTCGATCATCTGCTCGGCCTCGGCCAACGTGCCGAACTCGGGCGCGATGGCGCGGAAGTCGGCCACGTCGTAGCCGCCGTCGGCCATGGGCGAGACGTACCACGGCGTGATCCAGATGGCGTCGACGCCCAGCGCGGCGAGGTAGGGCAGCCGTGACCGAATACCGGCGATGTCGCCGATCCCATCGCCGTTCCCGTCAGCGAAGCTGCGGATGTAGATCTGGTAGATCACGGCCGTCCGCCACCATGGGCTCGGCGTGTTCGCGCTCATGAACGCCACCTTCCTGTCGGCATGAGCTCGCTCGTCTGGGCTGGGCGAGGCGCCACCATTGTGGTGGACGCTGTGTGGGAGGTGGGGTCGGGTGCGTCGACAGGTCGTCTGGTCGAACGAAGAGACGATCGTCGAAACAGCACGTCGACCACAAGGCGACGGGGCGTGAGGGCGGACCTCAGCTCAGGAGGTTGGGACGCGACTCGTCGAACGTGTTGACCAGGGAGTGGGCGGCCATGACGAGGTAGTTCCACAGCCGCTCCTCGTGCTCGGGCGCGAGCTTGAGCTCATCGAGCGCCACACGCATGTGGTGGAGCCAGCGGTCGCGAGCATCCTCGTCGATCGGGAACGGTGCGTGACGCATCCGCAACCGTGGGTGTCCGCGCCGTTCCGAGTAGGTGGTGGGACCACCCCAGTACTGCTCGAGGAACATCCGCAGGCGGGTCTCAGCGCCACGCAGCGTCTTCCCCGGATACATGGGTCGGAGCACGGGATCCTCGGCGACGCCCTCGTAGAAGCGCTGGACCAGCCGCCGGAAGGTCTCGTGTCCGCCGACGGCTTCGTAGAAGGTCTGCGGCTCCGTGCCGGCGCCGTCGGTCTGGGGTCCGGGAGAGTGTGTCTGCTCGCTCATCGCCGTCCATTGTGCAACTGGCCGCAAGGCCGGGTGACCGACGTGTCCGGCGACCGGACGGCCGGAAGGACGTCGCGCTCCCAGATGGACCGATCGCCGCGGGTCGGCCAGGTCCGACATGCCTCGGATGAGGGAGCCAGGCTCCGGCTGCGCCGACGCTAGCCGGACACAGAACCCGCCTCGGCCGCCTTGGTCGGTCGGGCCATGCGCAGGTGGCAGGCGACGACGTGCTGGTGGGGGTCAGCGGGGAGGACCGGCAGCGGCGTCCGTCGACACGCGTCCGCGACCCCGGCCGCGGCCGCCCCTCCGGAGGCGAGCTCGGGACAGCGCGGGTGGAAGCGACATCCAGCCGGGATGCGCGTGGCGTCCGGCGGCTCGCCCGAGAGCACGACAGGCTCGGACACGGGGGAGTCCGGCAGGACCGACACCAGCGCCCGTGTGTAGGGATGCTGGGGGTCGGTGAGCACCCGCTCGGTCGGTCCCGACTCGACGATCCGGCCGAGGTACATGACGGCGAGCCGGTCCGCAATGCTCCACGCCAGCCCGAGGTCGTGCGTGACGACGAGCGCCGCGAGCCCGAACTGCTCCCGGAGCCGAAGCAGCAGGGCGAGGATCTCACCGCGGACAGACGCGTCCAAGGAGGCGACCGGCTCGTCGGCAATGAGCACCTTCGGCTCGAGGACCAGTGCCCCCGCGATGACGACCCGCTGGCGCTGACCACCGGACAGCTCGTGAGGGTAGGCCAGGAAGAACCGCTCGGGTGGTCGCAAGCCGCAGTGGGCGAGCGCTTCCGCCACTCGGTCGCGCTCGTTGTCGGTGATGCCGTGGATGCGCAGGCCCTCCGCGACCGCCTCGTAGACCGTGTGTCGGGGGTTCAAGGCACCGGTGGGGTCCTGCAGGATCAGCTGGACCGCCCGACGGTACGCCTTGAGCCCGGACGAGGTCGAGGCCAGCGGCTCGCCGGCGTAGGTGATCGTGCCGGATGTCGGCTTGACCAGCCCGAGCAGTGCCCGGGCGAGCGTCGTCTTCCCACACCCGGACTCGCCCGCCAACGCCAGCACCTCGCCGGGCGCCAAGTCAAGGTCGACACCGTCGACCGCACGAGCGCGTCGGCCGCCGCGCAAGCGGAAGTCGACGGTGAGCCCGCGGGCCGACAGGATCGGTTGCTCGGTCATGACGCCTCCCTCGACGAACCGGCTGGCAGGACACGGACACACGAGGCGACACGGTCCGGGCCCGCCGGCCACAGCTCCACGTCGGTCGTGGCGCACTCCGGTCGGGCGAGAGGACACCGGGGATGGAAGGCACACCCGGACGGAACGGCGGCGGGATCCGGTGGGTCGCCGCCGAGCCCACGAGGACGTCCGCGGGCGGCCGGGTCGCCGATCTTGGGGAAGGCGGCCGCAAGGGCTCCCGAGTACGGGTGTCGTGGATCGCCGAACAGCTCCTGGGCCGGTCCCATCTCGACGACTCGACCCGCGTACATGACCGCGAGGCGGCGACAGGTGGACGACAGGATCGACAGGTCGTGACTGATCATGAGGAGCGCGATGCCGCGCTCCGCGACCAGGCTGGTGATGAGGTCGAGGACCTGGGCCTGGATCATCACGTCGAGCGCCGTCGTGGCCTCGTCCGCGACGATCAGCCGCGGGGAGCAGGCCAGCGCCATCGCGATCATGACCCGCTGTCGCTGCCCACCGGAGAGCTCGTGGGGGTAGCTGCGCGCCCGCCACGCCGGCAGACCGACCTGGGTGAGGAGCTCCTCGGCGCGGGCGAGCGCCTCGGACTCGCGCACCCGCTCGTGCAGCATGATCGGCTCGGCGATTTGACGCCCGACCCGGTGGACGGGGTTGAGGGCGTGCATGGCGCCCTGGAAGACGATGGACGCGCCGGCCCAGCGGACCGCGCGGAGCTTGCCCCACGACATGGTGAGGACGTCCTCGCCGTCGAGCAGGATCTGCCCGGTGATGGTGGCGGTCCGGGGGAGGAGCCGCAGCAGCGCCAGCGCCAGCGTTGACTTGCCGCAGCCGGACTCCCCGGCGATCCCCAATGTCTCACCCGCGTCGAGGGTCAGGTCGACGCCGCGGACAGCGGGCACGGGGCCGCGCGCGGACTGGTACGTGACCCGCAGATCTCGAACGTCCAGCAGGGGCATCGCGTCACCGACCTCGCAGCCGAGGGTTGAACACAGCCTCCAGGGCTCGGCCGCACAGTGTGAAGCAGAGCACCACGACGAGGATCGCCAGACCGGGCGTGAGCAGGTACCACCACGCGCCATAGGTCACCGCGCCCGACGCGTTGGCCCGGCTGAGCATCCCACCCCACGAGACACGCGCGGGGTCGCCGAGGCCGAGGAAGGACAAGGTGGCCTCGGCCAGGACGGCACTGGCCACCTCGAGCGTGGTGCTGGCGAGCACGAGCGGCATGACGTTCGGCAGCACGTGGCGGGTCATCTGGTGCCAGTGGCCGGCGCCGAGCGCCCGCGCGCGTTCGAGATACGGGCGGGCCTCGACGGCGAGCGTCTGGGCGCGGATCAACCGTGCCGTTCCGGCCCACGACGTGACACCGATGGCGACGACGATGGTCACGATGGTGGGTCCGAGCAGCGCGGCGAGCGCGATCGCGAGCACCAGGCGGGGGAGGACGATGAACCAGTCCGTCACGCGCATGAGCACGCTGGAGACCCAGCCGCCGAAGTGGCCGGCCGTGATGCCGACCAGCGTCCCGATGCCGATCGCGAGCAGGGTGGCGGTCACGCCGACCAACAGTGAGACGCGAGCCCCCCAGAGCGTGAGCAGCGCCACCGACCGGCCCGTCTCGTCGGTGCCGAGGAAGAACTCACCCGCCTCGCCCGGACCCCACGGCCACCAGCTCGGAGGTTCCAGCCGCTTCCCGGGCGCCCGAGTGACGTCGAGGCCGCTGGCGTCGGTGATGAGGGGTGCGGCGAGGGCGGCCACGACGATGAGGGCGAGACCGACGAGCCCGACGACGCCGGCGCGCTGTTGCCGGTAGTCCCTCCAGAAACGGGCCAATGCCGCCCGGCGGCGTTGCCAGACCACCGCGCGCGTGGACGTCAAGCGGCTCGGCTCCTCCGGCGAGGTGTCCGGGGACGTGGGTGGGGGTGTTCCGGTCGTCGACGCGGTCATGACTGGCGCACCCTCGGGTCGAGGAATCGGTAGACGATGTCGGCGGCGGTGTTGGCGAGGATCACGGCGGTGGAGAAGAACACGAAAGTGCCCTGCAGCAGGGGCAGGTCCGGGATCTTCAGCGCCTCGTACGCCAGCAGGCCAAGTCCGGGCCAGCTGAAGACCGTCTCGGTGAGAATCGCACCACCGACCACGCCCCCCAGGTGGAGGAAGAGCAACGTGACGGTGGGCAACAAGGCGTTCGGGACGGCGTGCCGGCGGCGTACCAGGTCGTCGCGGAGTCCCTTGGCCCGCGCCGTCGTCAGGTAGTCGTTGCCCATCTCGTCGAGGATGGACGAGCGCATCACCAGCACGTACTGCGCGTAGATCACCGCGGTCATCGTGACCGCCGGCAGCACGAGGTGGTGGAGGGTGTCGAGCGTCTGCGGCCAGAATCCCGGAGGCGTGCGCGGCGACACCATGCCGTTGATGGGGAACAGCCCCAGGAAGCGGCCGAAGACCATGACGACGATGAGGCCGAGCCAGAACGTGGGCGCCGACCAGAGGGTCAAGGCCACTCCGACGTGGAGGCGGTCGTAGCGGCTGCCCTGCCGCCAGCCCGCCTTGGTGCCGATCCACAGGCCCAGCGAGGCGGACAGCACCAGCGCGGTGCCGGTGAGCAGGACCGTGGGGCCGAGACGCTCCAGGATCAGCTCCATGACCGGTCGCTGGTACTGGTAGGACTCGCCGAGGTCACCGGTGAGGACGCCGGTGAGGTAGTCGGCGAACTGCACAGGGAGCGGTCGGTCGAGCCCGAGCCTCTCCCGCAGGGCGGCGCGCTCCTCCGGCGTGGTCGGGATCTCGCGGGTCAGGGCGTCGACCGGGTCGCCGCCCAGGATGCGGAAGAGGAAGAAGGCCGAGAAGACCACCATGAACAGCGAGATCGCGGCGCCACCGAGCTTGGTCAGCAGGTAGCGGCCGAAGCCAGACCCCGACCGCTCGGGTGGTTCGCTGGTGGCCGAGCCCTCCGACCCGGCCACCAGCGAGGATTCGACCGTCATCGGGCGCTACTCCCGCTCATCGGCGGTCTGGCGACGGCGGATGGCCACGAGCACGGCCGCCGCGGCCACGACGAGCACCGCAGCGCCGCCACCGAGGACGAGACCGATGCGGGAGCCGCCAGCGCTCTCCTCCTGCGTCTCGACCACGGGCGTGGCGGAGAGGAAGGCCCAGTGGCCTTGCTGGCCTGAGATCATGCCGCGCTCGGCGGGCTGCTTGACGAAGCCCGTCCAGCGGTCGCTGCGGTAGGCCTCGAGCTGGTCGGCGTAGACGAGCGTGATCACCGGCGCCTCGGTGTAGAGGATCTTCTGCATCTCGGCGATCAGCTCGGCTCGCTTCGTCAGGTCGGTCTCGAGCTTCTGCTGCTCGTGCAGCTCGTCGAAGCGCTCGTTGCAGTAGAAGGTGTCGGTGTTCCGCTCGGTCCCGCTGGTGTCGCTCGGCAGCGCGTCGCAGGTGTAGAGCGAGAGGATGCTGGTCGGGTCGGGCCCGACGCCCCAGCCGGAGAAGATGACGTCGAACTTCCCGGCGTACAGCATGTCGTTGAGCTTGGTGGAGTCGGTGCTCTGGACCTTGATGTCGATGCCGAGCTCCTTCCACCAGCCCTTCAGGTACTGCGCGATCGTCGCGTACTGGGGGTTGTCGGCGTGGTGGAGCAGCCGGAACGACAGCGGCCGACCGCTCTTCGGGTCGACGCGGATGCCGTCCGGACCCTTGCGGTAGCCGGCCTCGTCGAGGATCTGGTTGCCCTTCGCGATGTCGAACTCGACCTTCTCGGGACCCTCGGGCTCCCAGAAGTAGTTGGAGAAGATCCGCGGGATGTAGCTGACGCCTGGTGTGGCCATCCCGTCGTAGACCTTCTCGATGATCTCCTCGCGGTTGACGGCGTGGTGCATGGCCTGGCGCACCCGGACGTCCTTCAGGGCGGGGTGGCCGTCGCCGAAGGGCTTGCCGTCCCGGGTCTGCGCGCCGACGTTGAACGTGATGGAGCTCGTCCGGCGGTTCTGCGCCTGGTTGCGGGTGATCCCCTTCTGGCCCTCCAAGCCACGGTACTGCGCGGGCGTCAGGCCGCTGACCAGGTCGACCGACCCGTTGATGAGGGCCTGCACCGCCGCGTCAGGCGTCTTGTAGTAGCGGAAGATCAGCTCGTCGTACTTCGGAGCCCCGCCCCAGTAGTCCTTGTTGGCCTTGAGCCGGATGAACTGGTCGGTCTTGAACTCCACGACCTGGAACGGGCCGGACCCGACGAGCGGGAAGTCGAAGTTCTTGTACTCGCCGAGGTTGTCGATCTTCTCCCAGATGTGCTTGGGGACGATCGGGTTGTCGAGCGCCAGCATCTGGTTGGTCGGCTCTTTGAGCTTGATGACCAGGGTGTAGTCGTCCGGCGCGTCGACGCTCTCGAACTTCTCGACGAGGTCCGCCGAGGAGGCCCGCGCGGCCTCGTCGGTCATCATCAGGTTGAAGGTGAACTCCGCGTCGCGCGCGGTGAGCGGCGTGCCGTCGGAGAACTTGACGCCCTTCCGGATCTTGTAGGTCCACGTCAGCCGGTCCGGCGATTCCTCCCAGCTCGTCGCCAGGCCCGGGACCGGGCTGTAGTCCTCGGCGCTCCAGTCGATGAGCGAGTCGTAGGTCAGCCCGGAGATCGTGTAGCCGATCGCGAAGAAGGACAGGAAGGGGTTGAACGTGTCGACGGACTGGCTGACCGCCACGACCAGCTGGGTCGGCTGCTCGTCGGCCGTCTGGTCGGCGTACGCGGCGTTGGATGACGCGAGGCCGGCCACACAGGCGAGTGCCGCCAGACCGGCCGTGACGCGTCGCCACCGACGTGGTGCGATCGGCATCTGGCACTCCTCAGAGGTGGATGAAACTTTCTGCCGAAGAGGGCAGATCGTTGGTAAGTGAGGGCGATCGTGCCGCCGGTCCTGCCCACGGTCAAGACCTTCGGCGCAACAGTCACGGTGCTGTAACCCACACGAGTCGAGACCTCACTGGGGACGACAAGGCTCGGCACGCCGGTCGACGGCTCGTCGTCGCCTCGATCACCGGAGAGGGCAGGATGGACGAGTGCCTCGTTCACGGTCGACGCCTCAGCGAGCAGCCGGGATGAGGACCGTTAGTCGCTGATCCGCACGAAGGAGATGCCTATGGCCACCACACGCACGGCGAACGCGCATTGGGAGGGTTCCCTCATGGAGGGGTCCGGCCGGGTCTCGCTCGACTCCTCCGGCCTTGGGACCTACGACGTCACGTGGCCATCGCGCGCGGAGCAGCCGGATGGGCGCACCAGCCCCGAAGAGCTCATCGCCGCGGCTCACGCCACCTGCTACTCGATGGCGCTCTCCCACGGGCTGGCCCAGGCCGGCAACCCACCGAGCAGCGTCGACACCAAGGCCGAGGTGACGTTCCAACCAGGTGAGGGGATCACCGGGATCCATCTCACGGTGCGCGCCAGCG contains the following coding sequences:
- a CDS encoding glycoside hydrolase family 13 protein encodes the protein MSANTPSPWWRTAVIYQIYIRSFADGNGDGIGDIAGIRSRLPYLAALGVDAIWITPWYVSPMADGGYDVADFRAIAPEFGTLAEAEQMIEEAHEHGLRVILDIVPNHTSDQHPWFREALASEPGSPARARYWFRPGRGPDGAFPPNDWRSVFGGPAWTRVRDEEGVPEEWYLHLFAPEQPDLNWENPEVRAEFEDILRFWFDRGVDGFRIDVAHGLVKHPALPDIGWDKEELLAESEIADHPHWDRDGVHEIYRAWRKVADSYADTPQGPRIFVAEAWVRTEANRLAHYLRPDELHTAFNFDLLRCPWDAEKFRATIDHNLRMLADVGAPTTWVLSNHDVIRHVTRYGRPAGREHEPAGTTPCDVALGVRRARAAALLMLGLPGSAYIYQGEELGLPEVEDLPVEALQDPIWRRSGGTRRGRDGCRVPLPWTGESPALGFGAAPPWLPQPAEWKTLSVEAQTGDDTSMLELYRSAISLRRSWPGLAEQPLTWYDEVPDGVLAFDRGDGFRCVVNFTDRPVPLPPHTEVALASGPLEGDARDQLPGNTAVWLRLT
- a CDS encoding globin — encoded protein: MSEQTHSPGPQTDGAGTEPQTFYEAVGGHETFRRLVQRFYEGVAEDPVLRPMYPGKTLRGAETRLRMFLEQYWGGPTTYSERRGHPRLRMRHAPFPIDEDARDRWLHHMRVALDELKLAPEHEERLWNYLVMAAHSLVNTFDESRPNLLS
- a CDS encoding ABC transporter ATP-binding protein produces the protein MTEQPILSARGLTVDFRLRGGRRARAVDGVDLDLAPGEVLALAGESGCGKTTLARALLGLVKPTSGTITYAGEPLASTSSGLKAYRRAVQLILQDPTGALNPRHTVYEAVAEGLRIHGITDNERDRVAEALAHCGLRPPERFFLAYPHELSGGQRQRVVIAGALVLEPKVLIADEPVASLDASVRGEILALLLRLREQFGLAALVVTHDLGLAWSIADRLAVMYLGRIVESGPTERVLTDPQHPYTRALVSVLPDSPVSEPVVLSGEPPDATRIPAGCRFHPRCPELASGGAAAAGVADACRRTPLPVLPADPHQHVVACHLRMARPTKAAEAGSVSG
- a CDS encoding ABC transporter ATP-binding protein; this translates as MPLLDVRDLRVTYQSARGPVPAVRGVDLTLDAGETLGIAGESGCGKSTLALALLRLLPRTATITGQILLDGEDVLTMSWGKLRAVRWAGASIVFQGAMHALNPVHRVGRQIAEPIMLHERVRESEALARAEELLTQVGLPAWRARSYPHELSGGQRQRVMIAMALACSPRLIVADEATTALDVMIQAQVLDLITSLVAERGIALLMISHDLSILSSTCRRLAVMYAGRVVEMGPAQELFGDPRHPYSGALAAAFPKIGDPAARGRPRGLGGDPPDPAAVPSGCAFHPRCPLARPECATTDVELWPAGPDRVASCVRVLPAGSSREAS
- a CDS encoding ABC transporter permease — its product is MTASTTGTPPPTSPDTSPEEPSRLTSTRAVVWQRRRAALARFWRDYRQQRAGVVGLVGLALIVVAALAAPLITDASGLDVTRAPGKRLEPPSWWPWGPGEAGEFFLGTDETGRSVALLTLWGARVSLLVGVTATLLAIGIGTLVGITAGHFGGWVSSVLMRVTDWFIVLPRLVLAIALAALLGPTIVTIVVAIGVTSWAGTARLIRAQTLAVEARPYLERARALGAGHWHQMTRHVLPNVMPLVLASTTLEVASAVLAEATLSFLGLGDPARVSWGGMLSRANASGAVTYGAWWYLLTPGLAILVVVLCFTLCGRALEAVFNPRLRGR
- a CDS encoding ABC transporter permease, yielding MTVESSLVAGSEGSATSEPPERSGSGFGRYLLTKLGGAAISLFMVVFSAFFLFRILGGDPVDALTREIPTTPEERAALRERLGLDRPLPVQFADYLTGVLTGDLGESYQYQRPVMELILERLGPTVLLTGTALVLSASLGLWIGTKAGWRQGSRYDRLHVGVALTLWSAPTFWLGLIVVMVFGRFLGLFPINGMVSPRTPPGFWPQTLDTLHHLVLPAVTMTAVIYAQYVLVMRSSILDEMGNDYLTTARAKGLRDDLVRRRHAVPNALLPTVTLLFLHLGGVVGGAILTETVFSWPGLGLLAYEALKIPDLPLLQGTFVFFSTAVILANTAADIVYRFLDPRVRQS
- a CDS encoding ABC transporter substrate-binding protein gives rise to the protein MPIAPRRWRRVTAGLAALACVAGLASSNAAYADQTADEQPTQLVVAVSQSVDTFNPFLSFFAIGYTISGLTYDSLIDWSAEDYSPVPGLATSWEESPDRLTWTYKIRKGVKFSDGTPLTARDAEFTFNLMMTDEAARASSADLVEKFESVDAPDDYTLVIKLKEPTNQMLALDNPIVPKHIWEKIDNLGEYKNFDFPLVGSGPFQVVEFKTDQFIRLKANKDYWGGAPKYDELIFRYYKTPDAAVQALINGSVDLVSGLTPAQYRGLEGQKGITRNQAQNRRTSSITFNVGAQTRDGKPFGDGHPALKDVRVRQAMHHAVNREEIIEKVYDGMATPGVSYIPRIFSNYFWEPEGPEKVEFDIAKGNQILDEAGYRKGPDGIRVDPKSGRPLSFRLLHHADNPQYATIAQYLKGWWKELGIDIKVQSTDSTKLNDMLYAGKFDVIFSGWGVGPDPTSILSLYTCDALPSDTSGTERNTDTFYCNERFDELHEQQKLETDLTKRAELIAEMQKILYTEAPVITLVYADQLEAYRSDRWTGFVKQPAERGMISGQQGHWAFLSATPVVETQEESAGGSRIGLVLGGGAAVLVVAAAAVLVAIRRRQTADERE
- a CDS encoding OsmC family protein, with amino-acid sequence MATTRTANAHWEGSLMEGSGRVSLDSSGLGTYDVTWPSRAEQPDGRTSPEELIAAAHATCYSMALSHGLAQAGNPPSSVDTKAEVTFQPGEGITGIHLTVRASVPGLDAEAFARAAENAKANCPVSKALAGTKITLDAALV